The sequence TTTGAGCCTCTGTAAGATTCAATAAAAGTTGCGAATGAATAAAAGCGATTGAGAAATGCATTATGTAAAATCATTGCCCTATTTTCAGTTAAATTAATACTATTTTACTATTTTTTAAAATTAAAAACAAGCTACTAGAAATTCAATAAAAGTTGCGAATAGTTCAATAAAAGTTGCTAAAATATTATAAAAATTCAATAAAAGTTGCTAAAAAGTTTTAAAGGCGGTATAATACATGTATAGTATTTTAAAAAATATAATTGAGATATAGAAAACAATTAATTTCACTAGGTCCAAAGTAAATTAATAAAAAGGTAGCTATGTCAGTACGAAAAATTCCAAAAAACTATCGCTCATCCACCGGAATATTTCAGAGTTTGAAAAACAAGTCGCCTATCTCCTATGAATCTTTGCTCGAAAGAGACTTTTACTTACTTTTAGAATTTAATCATGAAGTTCAATCCTATGAAGAACAACCGCTTACAACACAATATGCCTATAGAAATTCAATTTACAGATATACCCCTGATTGTCTAGTACAATACTATCCAAATTTTAATAAGCTTCCATGCGTATTTGAAATCAAATTTAGCGAAGAACTTAAAGAAAAGAAAGTTTTTCTAGATGCAAAATTCTTTCAAATTGAACAATATCTGTATGAAAATGATATGAATTTTAAAATATTTACAGAACTCGATATAGATCCAATATATCTTGAGAATGCAAAACTAATCTACACATATGCTAATCTTCAGAGCACCAATGCGGTCAAAGACACATTTAACTTGTGTAAAAAATATTCAGGAAAAACACTTGCATATATTTTAAACCAAATTAGCGACAATAGACTAAGACAAGCAGAATTTATTCCCTATATTTGGTATTTAGTTTTTTCTTCAAAGCTCAAAATAGATATGTATAAGCCTATAAATTTTAATACTCCAATAAGGATCTGCGATGAATAAGGTGCAATATGCTATAGGCATGCATATTTTTTATAACAATGTAGAATATATAGTTGTTAGACAAATTAACTTTCAAGAAATCATGGCACAGAATATTTCAACTGGAGAAAAAGCTATTCTCCCTATTCAAGAAATGACAAAAGAGTCTCAAATTTCCAATCAAGAAGATAATCAACAAGACATCAACCCCTTAGAACTAAGTTCAAATGACTGGGACGAAGCCAACAAAAGACTAGAAATTATAAAGCCTATCTTGGGTGTAGTTACCAATAGAATTAAGGCCATCAAGCAAAGGGCTGCTGAATATAACTTGCACCCAAGTACAATTTATAGGTGGCTTGAAGCATACAAAAACTCAGGCAATCTTCTAGCTTCTATAGCCCCAAAAAATCAAGCCAAGGGAGGCAGAGGACGTCTTAGAACAGTTGAAGAGGTGGAATTGATAATTAAAAAAACAATTGAGGAGCTATATCTCTCGAAACAGAAATATTCATCAAAAAAGACATATATGGCGATAGTCCAAAGATGTAAAAATGCAAAAATTAAGCCGCCTAGCGAAAACACGGTACGCTCCAGAATCCAGTTGCTGTCGGACAAGGAAGTTCTTAAACGAAGAGAAAGCGCTAGAATGGCCGACAGAAAATATAGAAATACAGATGGTATGTTTCCAGCAGGAAAATATCCGCTTGATTTTATACAAATCGACCATACCCCAATGGATATTATTGTTGTAGATGAAGTGTACGGACAGCCTATAGGAAGACCATATTTGACCATAGCGATGGATATTTATAGTAGAATGGTCATGGGGTTTTTTATAAGCCTAGATGAACCTAGTTATTTTTCAGTCTCACAATGCCTTACACAAGCAATGCTATCAAAAGAGAAATATTTAAGAAGCCTAGAAGTCGATGGCGAATGGAATATTTGGGGGATTCCTAAAACAATAGGACTCGATAATGCGGCAGAATTTAGAGGAAAGGATTTGCAAAGGGTTTGTGAGCACTACGGCATAGAGTTAAATTGGAGACCTGTTGCAAGACCGCAGTTTGGTGGTCACATAGAAAGGATTATAGGTACCGCTATGAGAGAAGTACACACTCTGCCTGGCACCACTTTTTCAAATATTCAGCAAAGAGGAGAATATAAATCCGAAAAATATGCCACTATGACGCTCAAGTCTCTTGAAAAATGGCTTACCGAATACATCATAAATGTTTACCACAAACAGATACATAGCGGCATAAATTGTACTCCAGAGCATAAATACGAGATAGGAATATTCGGCGATGGCAAAACATCCTTGGGTAGAGGCCTGCCTGAAAGAATTGCTGATGAAGATAAATTTAAAATTTCGCTACTACCTACTATTGAACGCACAATCCAGCAATCTGGAATTAAAATAGATAGCATTCAATACTATGCAGATGCCTTAAGAAGATGGATTAGAGCCAAAGATAAAGACAAGAAAGCTAGAAAATTTATTTTCAAAAGAGACCTAAGAGATATAAGTACAATTTGGTTTTATGATCCTGAAATAAAGGAGTATTATCCAATTCCTTTTAGGAATATATCCTATCCTCCAATATCAGTCTGGGATTTAAGGGCTATCAAAAAATATCTTGACGACAACAATGTAACTGGATACGATGAAGTGACTATCTTTTCG is a genomic window of Campylobacter concisus containing:
- a CDS encoding TnsA endonuclease N-terminal domain-containing protein, with product MSVRKIPKNYRSSTGIFQSLKNKSPISYESLLERDFYLLLEFNHEVQSYEEQPLTTQYAYRNSIYRYTPDCLVQYYPNFNKLPCVFEIKFSEELKEKKVFLDAKFFQIEQYLYENDMNFKIFTELDIDPIYLENAKLIYTYANLQSTNAVKDTFNLCKKYSGKTLAYILNQISDNRLRQAEFIPYIWYLVFSSKLKIDMYKPINFNTPIRICDE
- a CDS encoding Mu transposase C-terminal domain-containing protein, whose translation is MNKVQYAIGMHIFYNNVEYIVVRQINFQEIMAQNISTGEKAILPIQEMTKESQISNQEDNQQDINPLELSSNDWDEANKRLEIIKPILGVVTNRIKAIKQRAAEYNLHPSTIYRWLEAYKNSGNLLASIAPKNQAKGGRGRLRTVEEVELIIKKTIEELYLSKQKYSSKKTYMAIVQRCKNAKIKPPSENTVRSRIQLLSDKEVLKRRESARMADRKYRNTDGMFPAGKYPLDFIQIDHTPMDIIVVDEVYGQPIGRPYLTIAMDIYSRMVMGFFISLDEPSYFSVSQCLTQAMLSKEKYLRSLEVDGEWNIWGIPKTIGLDNAAEFRGKDLQRVCEHYGIELNWRPVARPQFGGHIERIIGTAMREVHTLPGTTFSNIQQRGEYKSEKYATMTLKSLEKWLTEYIINVYHKQIHSGINCTPEHKYEIGIFGDGKTSLGRGLPERIADEDKFKISLLPTIERTIQQSGIKIDSIQYYADALRRWIRAKDKDKKARKFIFKRDLRDISTIWFYDPEIKEYYPIPFRNISYPPISVWDLRAIKKYLDDNNVTGYDEVTIFSAYEKMKQIEKDSAQKVKSIRRKHSAQKHRDTKRKFDNIPKTKSKSNASSDAENDISLSDLYKDVEPFDDIEIL